DNA sequence from the Vicia villosa cultivar HV-30 ecotype Madison, WI linkage group LG3, Vvil1.0, whole genome shotgun sequence genome:
CTCCAATCCTCCCCTTTATTTAGCCAATACAAAGACTTAGAGAAAAGGAAATGGGTGATAGGCTGGCTGGCAGCTCAATATAAAATGTAAATATATTTTCACATGAGTGCGAATATGGGCATTGCATGTTTATTCAATAGTTCATGCAGTTGGACCTTAGTACTTTTACCCCATCAAGAAAATTTAGTGATGTATTTTGCAAATTTTTTGTAAGATAATATGGGGAAGTTTAATCATGTTAGCAGGATATGAAATGCTCATCCTTTCCTGTGATAATATTGTCATTGCCATAATGGCAATAAAAGGTAGATGAATAACTGTATAGTGTATACCAGAATTGTTGTTTACTAGTATTTAAATTGCGTTGTTTTCTAATGCAATGCAATGTCAATAATGTTTCTAAAGATGCCCATTTTAGGTGCTGAGGACCATATTAGATTTTTCCGCTGACATTTGTGTTACTACTACgaccccacttagtgggataagacttggttgttgttgttgttatattgcTACTACGTGCTTCTTTCTAGGCATGTGCAAACTTAATATCCATTCTCAATGGAAGGGCTTCGTAAGTTATTGCTCAGCAAGTGATTTTCATATTTTGTCTTTCTGCTCCATATTTAGTAGTCTGAATATGTCTTAAGCAAATAATGATTTGATTTTTCAGGTGATACATGTTGCAAAATCAGATTCTCGACTTGCAAACAATGATCTTCCTCTAGACATTCAGAGGTTGAGATGTCGTGCGATGTATCATGCACTTCGATTTTCTCCTCCTATTGAGAATCTAGGAAAGGTTTGACTTTTTTTAATGCAATCTATAGACTCCTTTATATGCCATATTTATTATCTGTGCATCATATTGGAATTTAGTAACCGATAAAATGCTAGGATGGAGATTAAAGAGAaaataatcaattcaattcttgtgtacttttttctttattaaattatattgcaatttttttttgaagCATTTTAAAGATGCAATTTAGGGAGAATGAAAAAGGTAACATGTAAAGATACAAATTTAAATAAACTGCTTTCCATTTTTGTGCCTAAATAATAACTGGAAAACCTCAAGAAAAACGGCCATTCCTTTAAAGAGAACGAATCAGATTCAGACAATTGTTGTTAGCATCTTTCAAAATGAAGTGTTTATGGTTCTTATGGGAAATACCGCACAAATAAGAAAGTTTTGATTTAAGAGAACTTTCTTGAGGAAACCTGGGATGCATCACAAAATAAATATCCGTAGTCTGAGATTTTGTGGGGCTGCCATATGCTAGTCATTTGGATCTCTCCTTTTTTTTTGGTGATTCATTTGGATCTCTTTAATTATACTTATACGGTATAAGAATTATTATTTAACaaatttgaattatttaaatattttgaatgcTGCAAAGTTAGATTCAAACCTTGCCAGTAATAGTCCAGTATTTCAGTAAATCATGCTAGAAAATGATGCATGTGATCCCAGGATCACATTGTCCTTCACTTTTGATGCATTTAAGAGGTCTACATGGTAAAATAGGTTCTGAGCATACATGACGGTTAAAAAACAGAGGTTGGTGGATCGGCTGAGATCACGAGGGGAAAGATATATTGCTCTCCATCTGAGATATGAGAAAGATATGTTGTCTTTTACTGGTTGTGCTTACGGTCTGACAGATGCAGAATCTGAAGAGCTGAGAATTTTAAGGTTAGATTAgttattatatgcatgcttaatcATTCTACCATGCATTTGAAGTATGTTGTTGCTTAGTCATTCTactgatttttttaaagaaaagtttGTTTCAATTCTTCTAGGGAGACTACAAATTATTGGAAAGTAAAAAAGATAAACTCAACAGAGCAGAGAATTGGAGGATTTTGTCCACTGACTCCAAAGGAGGTTGGCATTTTCCTTCAAGCTCTTGGGTTTCCTCCATCAACACCAATATACATTGCTGCAGGGGAGATCTATGGTGGCAATACTCATCTATCAGAGCTCTCTTCCCGCTTCCCTAATCTAATCTTTAAGGTGCGCAAGCTATTCTGTTGTCTAACTGTATCGGCAAGTGGTTCAATAGCTCATAATTTTGGGTGAGGTGCAGTGTTCGCCTGATTAAGGGATTGATAAATGTTTACAGGAATCCCTTGCAACTCCTGAAGAGCTGAAAGCTTTCAACAATCATGCATCTCAAAATGCTGCAATTGATTACATAATCTCTGTAGAGAGTGATGTATTTGTTCCATCGTATTCAGGAAATATGGCACGAGCTGTTGAGGGGCACCGCAGGTTCTTAGGTCACCGCAAGACAATTGACCCAGACAGGTACTAAATACAAGAAATTATAATTGTAGAATTCTTTTAGGAATGTTGATACATTTGAATTTTGACCTACCTCTAGGAATATAatcttgtttttctttcttttctactCACCCTGTGGTTCCGGAAATGATCATTCAAGTTTTTCTCAAGCTTGCCTGAGGATCGCATTAATCATTTCTCAAGCTTTCATTGTCTACTTTAGTTGTGAATTGTGATACAGTTTGATGGTATTCTCCATCTAAATCCTTATTTGTTTGATTCCATTGGTCTGTTTCTCTCGGACAAGATAAATTCTATATGCTATGGAAGTTGAAATAATCTACCGTCTCATTCTGtatttcatttgcttctgtcGAGAAATACTTCTTGAGTTTCTTATAGTTCAGAAACTGGACCACCAAGAGAAGTGCCCTTTTCCATTTTTGATTAGTCAATTTAtctctttaattttcttattcCTTTTATTTCCAGGAAAGGACTAGTTGAAATTTTTGATAAGCTGGAAACTGGAAGGCTAGTAGAAGGAACGGCACTATCACATATGGTGCAGCGGATGCACAAAAACAGGTCTTGCATAATGTTACATCATGTTAATAATTGACCATAAAACTCCACAGTTTTGTGCTCAATAGATTCCCTCTTCTTTTAGTCCTACATATGTGACCGTAGTATGTAATGACTTGATGGTTAGAAGTTAGAATTGGTATATTTTTCTGTAATATACTTTATGTTTGCCTTTGAGTCTGTATTTTTTCCTTCAGTTTCATCTGTCATTTCCCTTTCATCTCCTGTTTACTTCAGTTTGCGAATTATTCAAGTCAAAAtaactttcttatttttcttaatcttgtGTAGGCAAGGAGCTCCAAGGAAAAGACAAGGTCCATTGCCCGGAGTTAAGGGCCGGGCACGTTTCAGGACTGAAGAGTCCTTTTATGAAAATCCATACCCAGAGTGTATATGTGGTTCGAGAAGCAAACTGGAAAGAACGTAAAGAGAAACCAAACTGCAGTTCCAGTTCCAATCTAAAACCTTTGGAGTGTCTTGTTTACCTGTCAAGTTGTTTTAGATAGACTGTAATTGTAACTAGTCATTTCCGACACAGATGGTTTCCTCATGCCTGTTTGTGCCTTGAAGCTATGTGGTTGCAGGGTTTTTGGAAATCCATACAAACAAATCCAGTGTTGACAGCCTAACTCCTTAGCTGTATTCGAACAATTCACTTCAAGTAGTATTGAGCCATTGACCTTTATACATTAGTTCATAGAGAATAGGCCCCTCCCCGTCCTTACAGAAAAGAACTAGTCTCCAGGTGAAGCCATTGGGAAAGGCTAGCTGTTAGTTACATGTTGTAAAGTTTAATAACTTCACATGTTTGGTTGTGTTTGACAAGCTAATCTCGCATGTCAACTATAGTTGATATTTTTAATGGTCAATTTTACCGTTGTCTGCTTGGTAGATTATAACTTATTTTCAGACTGCTTGTTTTGGAGGGAAAAGAATGAGAGTTTTGGGATAAAAGTAAggagaaggaaaaaaaaagaggaaattcTAATCCCACCCTaagttaggggtggcaaaacaggcgGCTCTGTTCCACCCCGCTCCACTTTAAGTCCGTCAAAAATGAGCATAAAAATCTAGTCTGCTCAGTTGAGGTGGTGGATTGGcgccaatttatttattttcattttttaaatagattaatatgtttttttttaccttccaattaaaattttcatttattttttagaataatttaacaaattttactttaaaaatattaaatatattcacaaataaatgtataaaataaaatcatcaagaattgaaattattagaattaactagGGGATTTAAGGTGGGACAGGTTGAATGAATAGGCAGAGCGGGCTTTGGCGGATGGCGGGTTGACGGATTTTGACGGGATGGACTTTGGTGGACGTCGGATCCAAAATTCTTGGCGGATGGCGGGTTGACGGATTTTGACGGGATGGACTTTGGTGGACGTCGGATCCAAAATTCTAATCCAACCTGCTATTTTTTTGCGGGTGCGTGGGTCGACCACGAcctattttgccacccctattctGAGTGGTGGAAAAGTCCCATATGAAAATTTGAAATCGCCCTTCTGATTTTGGAGATCCATCTTTATTCACACCATTTGTCTCACTCAAATCATGCCCACTTGAGTTGAGCCCATATGTTAACCAAAGTTTATTTCGGAGATTCTTCGAAACAACTCAATGTACACCACATGCATTATTCAGTGTAAcgccttttttttatttaaattgttttggagatgcatcttcgtacTCACACAAatagaattcggagatgcatttttagAATCACACCCGACACTAATTTTTTACATTGATTTAGAAATGGTATGATGAAATTGACGATATATGATAACTATACTATCATTTTCatcaattttatataaattaaaccaTACAATAGATATGATGCAAatgacatatataaaataataaatcaagaGTACACAATGAAGTCAAAATAAAATACAACTGATAATAGTGTTTCTAATACAAATACTATAAACTACTGTTGTGGGTTCGAACCCAAGATTTAACGGGACCACATAATTTCGAACCTCTCCCCGGATCGTAGATGTTGGGATCAAACCAAACCATCTATAGTTTTGGATCATGCTAACATGTAacataagggcacatgttaaatatactataattagaaaaatttaaatgtaattaaatgtaataaagtcatatttaaaattttaacacaTTAATGCATGTgttccaagaaaatatttatcCAAAAACTCCTGCAACATACaaaaatttgaaataataaaaaaagaaagataaacATCATTGGAGAAATTATTTAtccaaaaatgaaataaaagaagaGAAGATAAAAATGATACTTCCGATAAACCCCAACAAGAACCCCAGAAAGCTGAAAGCAGATAATCAGAGTGAGAGTGGCATTTGGATATGACGCTGCTAATCACAATTTGAAACTCTTTCTCCCTCTTCTCATTTCTATCGCTTCTTCTAAACATGAACCCTCAAATTGCAAACAGTATCGATTATCTTCAACTCCCTAAACCCTTCTTCTTCACTCAATTCCCTCATTCTTCTCTTCCTCAACGCATTTTCAGTACCAGATTTCCATGCAACAATCCTCGCAACTGCAAACTCAGAATCACCGCTTCCAATTCATTTTCAGTTTCAGTTTCAGAAACATCCTCCTCCAACGAAGAAGACGCTGAATCTATTCAGCTACTCGAGGTTCGCTTTTCCGTTTTATTGTTTTACTTTCAATTGAAATTCTTGAAGCTGAAAATTCATGTGAGAAATTGTGTGCAGAAATTGAAGGAATCGGAAAGGAAACGGGTGAATGAGTTGGAAGAATTTGAGAGAAAGGCTAATGTTCAGTTAGATAGGCAGCTTGTTTTGGCTTCTTCGTGGAACAGAGCGTTGTTGAGTTTTCGGGGAAAATTGAAGGGAACGGAATGGGATCCCGAAGATTCGCACAAGATTGAttttagtgattttttgaaattgcttGACTCAAATAATGTTCGGTTTATAGAGTACTCTGATTATGGACAGAACTTATCAGGTGGTGAATTTTTCTTTGCCAGGATCTTAAATATTAGGTTATTTGTGTTTGAAAGTTACTACATTAGATTTCATGGTCAACAATTTTGATACTGTTTGGATTGGTTTATTTGAGTTTATCTTCTGGCATAGGCACTTGTGAGAATGTTTGGAAATTGGAAGAGCGTTTGAAAACAGCTTATGATATGTCCTGGagttgttttcatcttattttcacaagttttcCTTTATAGCGTAGCGTATGAAAACAACTTAATAGTGTAAGTGAAAACAGTTTgagtttattttatcttttgttatagcGATAGCTTTATATAACCAGTTTTCTGATAAACTTTTATGCTATAAGTTAACTCAAACAAACTTCTGAAAGGTGTGCAATCGGGCTTTTTAGTTATTTCATATTATGGTATAATGCTTAGAAATACTTGTAATGCACTGtgtatttatttctgttttgcaCTGTTATTGTACTATCTTTGTTGCTTTTCTGTAAGATACATAGAGCGGTCGCTTGTTTGGTTTGGTGGAAATTTGATTTTCTGAGTGTtgttgcatttttttttatttgtgcaGTTATTTTACCACATTATAAAAATGGGAAAACATCAGGCACTGAAGGGAATCCTAAGGATATTGTTTTTCGGCGTCACGCGGTTGATCGAATGCCGATTGATtgttggaatgatgtttgggGAAAGCTGCATCAACAAATTGTAAATGTTGATGTCATTAATGTAGATGCTTTACCCGCTGAAGTATACACAACGATGGCAACTGCAGTCATATGGTCTATGCGTCTTGCATTGGCGGTTGGATTTTATGTTTGGATTGATAATAAGATGAGACCAATATATTCAAAGTTGATACCTCGTGATTTGGGAACTCCTCCTACCCCACAAGCTAAGCTGCCAGTCTTAAGAAGACACGCACTTGGTTCTATAGGCAAGAGTCGGTTAGTGCTAGTTTTCCTTGATATATCTATCCCACTTCCCCGTGGTTGACTGGAATTTCATTTTTGTGTAGTGTTAGTTTTAGTAGGTTGATATATGTCATTCTGCTTTTAGTTAAGATTTGCTAGAAAATTTATCTCTTTCTTTGGTCTTAATGGCCGATGCTGGTTCTTTGTTAGAAATTTAGAACCAATCTGCAGGGAAGGAAGATGCTTATCTTCAATTTTTCTTTCTTCCACTTGAAACTGACCAGTGATAATCGCTCATGTACCTTCAAAAGCTATCTTTGGAACTTCCCCTTTCCTGAATCCTGATCAATAGGCTGTTATGGCTTTTTAAACCATAAACCtgatgttcattcaataaaacttCTAGAAGTTGTTCCACCTTCGGAACCTAATTATGATATTTGTTTGAGATTCATTGTTTGATCTTGAAACAATCATatctaattttttattcatttagaaATGACATAATACAAAACATAGCtagtagaaaaaaaaaacattgtacAAAGTTACACATTCTGTACAGAAAAAGAACCCACAGAACTTTGGGGTTGGGAGAGATTACAGTTGTGTATCAAGTTTACTTTATCATATGTCATACATCATATCGTATTAAGAATAAAAGGAAATAAAGAAAAGCTAAATAGAATAAGAAACAGTCAATACtttctaaaaaatttaaatttagtaGAACCTTTCATCAGTCTCCTCAGTCCTACTCTTACGGGTAGCTAAAGAGATGCAACATACAATTCAATTGCTGTTAGAAAACTTGTCTCAAACTGTGTCTGTTTTGTGATGTTTGAATTCAGAGTAGTCTTCACCATTATGATATTTTGTGGTATTTCAAACGGCATTTTTTTTCCCAAAATCAAGGAATCTCAATTTAAACATCTTTGCCAAAGtggtattttataaaaaatctgGTTTAGTGGTGAGTGGTCCATTACAACTGCTTATGTGTTGAAAGTAGTTGGAAAAATTTAAGTGCAATTTCTCTAAATGAGAAGAAAATAGAAACATTTTAAAACCAATCTCTTTAGTTGGAATCTAATTGTAATGCTTTCCCCTCAGGGCTAAATTTATATCTGCAGAAGAAAGAACTGGTGTTACATTTGATGATTTTGCTGGCCAGGAATATATAAAGAAGGAATTACAAGAGATTGTCCGAATTTTAAAGAATGACGAGGAGTTTGATGACAAAGGAATTTATTGCCCAAAAGGCGTACTTCTTCACGGACCTCCCGGAACTGGTAAAACTTTACTGGCTAAAGCTATTGCAGGTGAAGCAGGGTTGCCTTTTTTCGCTGCTAGTGGCACGGATTTTGTTGAGGTGCATCCTCTTTTACAAAGATATTCATATGCATTGAATGGAAGTTAGCAAGAAGTTGAACATCAAAACAGAGTATTTGTTCTAAATCTAAATCcaaaatcattaatttttttaaaaaacgggATTGAGATAAATTTTAGAGCAACCACCTGTTTCTTTATGCAAGTACCAGCATTTTGGTTCTGTATTaatgaatcaatcaaaattgctCCTTCAAAATAGACTAATTTGATGGCTGAGATTAACATGAAAGGACAATTTGATGTTCTTATTATTATTGAATCAAATTAATGGCTGAGAATAACAAAAAATTTATGTTTATTCTAAAATTTAACTAGGTTAACTGGAGACTTGAGCAtgtcttttataatttttttcgaGACTTAAGCTTATTAATCATTATCAAATGGTACAGTATCTAATAGGTAATCCTTCTTACAATCATTGTATACTATGGAGTAATGTGCTATTTAATTATATCTAGATAATGTGCTTCACAATGTTCTTTTGTCTGAATGAATGAATTGTATGGTAACATATACCCGTGAAATATTGCATGCACAAGTGTcttcaattttataatttatgcTCAATTAATTTGGAACACCAATTATTGTCAGATTACCTCATTCAGTTTTCCTGTTTCCAGATGTTTGTAGGGGTTGCTGCATCCCGTGTTAAAGATCTTTTTGCTAATGCAAGATCATTTGCGCCTTCTATAATCTTTATTGATGAGATTGATGCTATTGGTAGCAAGCGTGGAGGACCTGATATTGGTGGAGTAAGACACAAACAACCTTTCCTTTGTTTTTGAACTTTAAAGTCTATataaaatttatagaaaaaataaGTGAACTACTTTGCACTAATAATATATGAATTTAGCCTGTTATTGTTGAAGTTTTATGTAAAATATGATTAACTTTTCAAAGGATTTTAGTTTTTGCAATAGAAGAAATTTATTAAGGAAAAGAGAACGATAATACTCACAGAAATATCTAGAAAACTCAAACAAGAAGGAACAGAAGATACAAATGTAATAAAGCTACACAATTCCTCCACATATTTGTGTGGGCAGCCCTTTAAAAAGATTATGTGCTTTAGAGACCATATAAAAGTGTTAGAGTCAAAGAGTCAAAtccaaatatttattattaggaTTTGTGTTTACTATTAGGATTAGAAGTAGCTAGTAGTATCAATTAGTACTAATTGAACTTATTCTGTAtgctattatattattataaaatagagGTGAGTGTAGTCTGATTTAGACACACAAAATCACAATTTAACTGGAAGAAAATCACATAACTGTAATGGGCAGCCCTTTAAAAGGTGTGTGGTTTATTCATGGGAGCAAAAGATGGGCCGTGAAGAAGAAGAATAGAAACTGGATTGGAGCGCTAAGGAGGATTGGTTGATCACAGTGTTATAAAATGAGAATGGTGCCACCCCCAAAACATAGTAGTGCTTAAAAGTGAAGGAGCAATGTATGAGCTATTTCGCCTAGATCAATTTTCCCCTCTGGTTATGCCACAGGCTTGAATTCATGATGAATGGTGTAAAATGCTCTCGGAATAGAGCACCAAAACCACTGTCGAAACACATTGGTGTGAAGAATAGCCCAGCCACTGTTCGAATCAGTCCCTTACCATTTAATAGTTATGCTTCGTGCAGTATTAATTACAAGAAAAATATCCTGAATTAGAGCAAATAAGTTCTAATTACATGGGTCAGTAACAACTAAAACTACTCATCATACGTGTGCTTAAATATCCTATTTAATTCTTACAAAAACCACAACTTTTGGGATCAATTATGtgataaagaaaaaagaaactaaaactacAATTTCTCGTGTTCAACTTTACATTATTTTGTTATAGAAAGAAATGAGTTATGAATGTCTCAATGTTTTAGGAGGAACCAAAAACTTGTGATTAGATAGCAACTTTATGAGGTACAGTAAATGGAATTTCATCTGAGACCTGTTCTTGGCCCTTCATAGCTAAGCTATCTTGTTAACTTATGTCATGTCTGATTGTCGGTATCATCATGTTTCCTGCAAAATCTGTACTTCATTTGGCCTAAGTTAAGATATCTGTATAACTTTATACTTTTCTCGCTTATTGGTGTTCACTTTTTTCCGTCCAATTAAACTCTCATTGTCCATTAATTATATAGGGAGGTGCTGAAAGGGAACAAGGTTTACTTCAGATACTTACTGAGTTGGACGGATTCAAAGTTTCCACAGCACAGGTACGCTTTGATTGAATTCCAATATTATAAAGATGTTATTTGATAACTGAATTTGAATTTCAGGTGCTCGTGATAGGTGCTACAAATAGATTGGATATTATTGATCCTGCTCTTTTGAGGAAGGGTCGTTTTGACAAGATCATTAGAGTTGGTTTGCCTTTAAGAGATGGAAGACTTGCCATTTTGAAGGTATTTTACCTCCAAAACCTTGATTTACTGGATCAGTCTATAgtatttcaatattttaaatttctttttccctATTCTTTTTTGGTGCAAACTAGGTGCATGCTATGAATAAGTCGTTTCGGTCGGAAGAAGAAAAAGATACTTTGCTTAACGAAATTGCAGACCTAACAGAAGATTTTACTGGGGCAGAGCTGCAAAATATACTGTAAATAATCTTCAATTGAAATTTCTGCATCCATCCATCACCAGATTATAGACTGACACATCACAAATAAATGACAGGAATGAAGCTGGAATTTTAACGGCCAGGAAGGATTTGGATTATATTGGGCGTGATGAGTTGCTTGAGGCATTAAAAAGGGTTTGTGATTTTTCGGCTTCTTTCTGACTCGGCAATTGCTTATGGCGTGTTTAATGCATTTTTACACCATCTAATGAAACTTATGGATTTGCAGCAAAAAGGAACATTTGAAACAGGGCAAGAGGACACTACAGAAATTCCTGAAGAACTGAGACTGAGATTGGCATATAGAGAAGCAGCTGTTGCTGTTCTTGCATGTTATTTTCCTGAACCACTCCGCCCTTTTGTTGAGGTAAcattatttctttcattttttgttgAGTAGCTTCATTATGCGTCGAAATGTGATTGTTTCATCTGTGTCACTGTGTGTTCATTGTTTGCAGACTGATATAAGTTCTATTCACAGCCAGCCAAATATGTGTTATAATGAAGTTTCTGGAAGggttttttctaaaaaatcaGATTACATAAACTCTATAGTGCGTTCTTGTGCTCGTAAGTTGTTTGCTTTTCAGGTCATTTTGAGAACTCTTCTCTGCATTATatctttatttattgttttttcatcTTTTAGATATTGTGTTTTCGAAAATATAAAATGTTTGTTTActgtaaaataaatgaaaaaccaATAATATATGGATTGCATTATGATTTTTCATTGTTATGCAACTTTTTGGTATGTCCCTTTGCCTTTGGTTCGGAGAATCTTTGAAGTTATCCAATAGCACCCTACTTATAACATCAACAACCACCAATCCTTATTCCACTAACTGGAGATGACTACATGGATCAAATTccaccataatgttctatccaattcgttaatctcgagatctttttAAATAGtttctcttataatttttctaggtcttcctctacTTCTAGTTGTTTGACTTCTCTCCCCATCAGATCTACTTTCCTTACAACAAAATCTACAAGTCTTCTCTCTACATGTCCAAATCACCTAAatctattttccaccatctttttTATTATAGGTGCTACCCCAACACACTTtctaatattgtcatttctaATCTTATCTCGTTTAATCTTAACACAACAATCTCATCTATTCTACACTTTATTCTCATGTTAGTTTTTAACCACCCAATATtttgttccgtacaacatcgcacGTCTTACCGCTGTCCGATAAAATTATTCCTTCAGCTTGAGCGGTGCTTTTGTGTCATATACAACCCTTGAGACCCTCCTTCATTTCGGCACCCTACTTGTATCCTTAAAAATTTGAACCCCCTTCTTAATTGTTTTGATGAGCACTTGTTGAGGAATTTGGATCCTAGCAATAGTGTTCAACATGTGAACTTCCAATGGTAGCAGAATAACTTTTGTTATGAAAACCAACAA
Encoded proteins:
- the LOC131661124 gene encoding O-fucosyltransferase 38 isoform X1, giving the protein MQTRVYHQYRSVNNKESIPRVSMVNRRSLMARIHTRKLSLRIITFYTIFIFAFFISIFFIYVRTFIVDEDQSHDPFSHQSRSHKVPDSPKNVYDEQLWDSPHSIGFHPCVKPTAKYKGVQQFDRYMSVRSNGGLNQMRTGIADMVAVAHIMNATLVIPQLDKRSFWQDSSVFSDIFDELHFIESLKGDIRIVQELPKSLEAAPRARKHFTSWAGVGYYEEMTKLWNEYQVLRTILDFSADICVTTTTPLSGIRLGCCCCYIATTCFFLGMCKLNIHSQWKGFVIHVAKSDSRLANNDLPLDIQRLRCRAMYHALRFSPPIENLGKRLVDRLRSRGERYIALHLRYEKDMLSFTGCAYGLTDAESEELRILRETTNYWKVKKINSTEQRIGGFCPLTPKEVGIFLQALGFPPSTPIYIAAGEIYGGNTHLSELSSRFPNLIFKESLATPEELKAFNNHASQNAAIDYIISVESDVFVPSYSGNMARAVEGHRRFLGHRKTIDPDRKGLVEIFDKLETGRLVEGTALSHMVQRMHKNRQGAPRKRQGPLPGVKGRARFRTEESFYENPYPECICGSRSKLERT
- the LOC131661124 gene encoding O-fucosyltransferase 38 isoform X3; translation: MVAVAHIMNATLVIPQLDKRSFWQDSSVFSDIFDELHFIESLKGDIRIVQELPKSLEAAPRARKHFTSWAGVGYYEEMTKLWNEYQVLRTILDFSADICVTTTTPLSGIRLGCCCCYIATTCFFLGMCKLNIHSQWKGFVIHVAKSDSRLANNDLPLDIQRLRCRAMYHALRFSPPIENLGKRLVDRLRSRGERYIALHLRYEKDMLSFTGCAYGLTDAESEELRILRETTNYWKVKKINSTEQRIGGFCPLTPKEVGIFLQALGFPPSTPIYIAAGEIYGGNTHLSELSSRFPNLIFKESLATPEELKAFNNHASQNAAIDYIISVESDVFVPSYSGNMARAVEGHRRFLGHRKTIDPDRKGLVEIFDKLETGRLVEGTALSHMVQRMHKNRQGAPRKRQGPLPGVKGRARFRTEESFYENPYPECICGSRSKLERT
- the LOC131661124 gene encoding O-fucosyltransferase 38 isoform X2; this encodes MQTRVYHQYRSVNNKESIPRVSMVNRRSLMARIHTRKLSLRIITFYTIFIFAFFISIFFIYVRTFIVDEDQSHDPFSHQSRSHKVPDSPKNVYDEQLWDSPHSIGFHPCVKPTAKYKGVQQFDRYMSVRSNGGLNQMRTGIADMVAVAHIMNATLVIPQLDKRSFWQDSSVFSDIFDELHFIESLKGDIRIVQELPKSLEAAPRARKHFTSWAGVGYYEEMTKLWNEYQVIHVAKSDSRLANNDLPLDIQRLRCRAMYHALRFSPPIENLGKRLVDRLRSRGERYIALHLRYEKDMLSFTGCAYGLTDAESEELRILRETTNYWKVKKINSTEQRIGGFCPLTPKEVGIFLQALGFPPSTPIYIAAGEIYGGNTHLSELSSRFPNLIFKESLATPEELKAFNNHASQNAAIDYIISVESDVFVPSYSGNMARAVEGHRRFLGHRKTIDPDRKGLVEIFDKLETGRLVEGTALSHMVQRMHKNRQGAPRKRQGPLPGVKGRARFRTEESFYENPYPECICGSRSKLERT
- the LOC131661123 gene encoding probable inactive ATP-dependent zinc metalloprotease FTSHI 4, chloroplastic; translated protein: MNPQIANSIDYLQLPKPFFFTQFPHSSLPQRIFSTRFPCNNPRNCKLRITASNSFSVSVSETSSSNEEDAESIQLLEKLKESERKRVNELEEFERKANVQLDRQLVLASSWNRALLSFRGKLKGTEWDPEDSHKIDFSDFLKLLDSNNVRFIEYSDYGQNLSVILPHYKNGKTSGTEGNPKDIVFRRHAVDRMPIDCWNDVWGKLHQQIVNVDVINVDALPAEVYTTMATAVIWSMRLALAVGFYVWIDNKMRPIYSKLIPRDLGTPPTPQAKLPVLRRHALGSIGKSRAKFISAEERTGVTFDDFAGQEYIKKELQEIVRILKNDEEFDDKGIYCPKGVLLHGPPGTGKTLLAKAIAGEAGLPFFAASGTDFVEMFVGVAASRVKDLFANARSFAPSIIFIDEIDAIGSKRGGPDIGGGGAEREQGLLQILTELDGFKVSTAQVLVIGATNRLDIIDPALLRKGRFDKIIRVGLPLRDGRLAILKVHAMNKSFRSEEEKDTLLNEIADLTEDFTGAELQNILNEAGILTARKDLDYIGRDELLEALKRQKGTFETGQEDTTEIPEELRLRLAYREAAVAVLACYFPEPLRPFVETDISSIHSQPNMCYNEVSGRVFSKKSDYINSIVRSCAPRVIEEEMFGIDNLCWMSANATSEASRLAEFLILQTGMTAFGKAYYRNKGDLVANLATKVEALRDEYMRYGTDKCLSVLREYHSAVETITDILLEKGKIKAEEIWNIYKSAPRVAQPSVSPLDEYGALIYAGRWGIHGISLPGRVTFAPGNAGFSTFGAPRPTKTQIVNDETWKLVDNVWDKKVQDIRDDTLREIEEEKEKPQLLMASHFL